A section of the Pseudomonas tritici genome encodes:
- a CDS encoding Maf family protein: protein MNSLYLASGSPRRRELLTQIGVPFTVVSAAIDETPLTNESAVSYVERLARGKAAAGFAALEHPAGACVLGADTAVIVDGQILGKPVDQADALAMLMALSGREHEVLTAISLTDGQRCETRCVSSRVLFRGISVEEATTYWHSGEPQDKAGSYAIQGLGSVFVAGLNGSYSAVVGLPVCETAQLLDQFGIPCWQNLTAR, encoded by the coding sequence ATGAATTCGCTTTACCTGGCCTCGGGCTCACCGAGGCGGCGTGAACTGCTGACCCAGATCGGTGTGCCTTTCACCGTGGTCAGCGCCGCCATTGATGAAACCCCTCTCACAAACGAATCTGCTGTTTCCTACGTCGAGCGTTTAGCGCGGGGCAAGGCAGCGGCGGGTTTTGCTGCGCTTGAACACCCTGCTGGCGCCTGTGTGCTGGGGGCCGACACTGCCGTGATCGTCGATGGCCAGATCCTCGGCAAACCTGTGGACCAGGCCGATGCCTTGGCGATGTTGATGGCCCTGTCGGGGCGTGAACACGAAGTGCTCACCGCCATATCCCTTACCGACGGCCAGCGTTGCGAAACCCGATGTGTCAGCAGTCGTGTGCTTTTTCGTGGGATTTCTGTCGAGGAGGCTACAACCTACTGGCACAGTGGTGAACCTCAGGACAAAGCAGGCAGCTATGCTATCCAAGGGTTGGGTTCGGTGTTTGTCGCCGGCCTCAATGGCAGTTATTCCGCCGTGGTAGGGCTGCCGGTGTGCGAAACCGCGCAACTGCTCGACCAATTCGGCATACCCTGTTGGCAAAACCTTACCGCGCGCTGA
- the rng gene encoding ribonuclease G encodes MSEEILINITPMESRVAVVENGVLQEVHVERTQKRGIVGNIYKGKVVRVLPGMQAAFVDIGLDRAAFIHASEISLREGPAVESISALVHEGQSLVVQVTKDPIGSKGARLTTQLSIPSRYLVYMPRTAHVGISLKIEDEAERERLKKVVSDCVAAEGIKEAGGFILRTAAEGAGADEILMDIRYLRRLWDQIDAQIKTISAPSVIYEDLGLALRTLRDLVSPKIEKIRIDSRETFQRTTQFVAELMPEIADRLEHYPGERPIFDLYGVEDEIQKALERKVPLKSGGYLVVDPAEAMTTIDVNTGAFVGHRNLEETIFKTNLEAATAIARQLRLRNLGGIIIIDFIDMEDEEHQRQVLRTLEKQLERDHAKTNIIGITELGLVQMTRKRTRESLEQVLCEPCSSCQGRGKLKTPETVCYEIFREILREARAYQAEGYRVLANQKVVDRLLDEESGNVAELEGFIGRTIRFQVETMYSQEQYDVVLL; translated from the coding sequence ATGAGTGAAGAGATTCTGATCAATATCACGCCGATGGAATCGCGCGTGGCGGTGGTAGAGAACGGTGTTCTGCAAGAAGTGCACGTGGAGCGCACCCAGAAGCGCGGGATCGTCGGCAATATCTACAAAGGTAAGGTAGTGCGGGTATTGCCGGGGATGCAGGCGGCATTTGTCGATATCGGCCTGGACCGAGCTGCGTTTATCCATGCCTCCGAGATTTCCCTGCGCGAAGGCCCGGCGGTCGAAAGTATCAGCGCCCTGGTGCATGAAGGGCAGAGCCTGGTGGTGCAAGTCACCAAGGACCCCATCGGCTCCAAGGGCGCACGCCTGACCACTCAGCTGTCGATTCCGTCGCGTTACCTGGTGTACATGCCGCGTACCGCGCATGTCGGCATTTCCCTGAAGATCGAGGACGAAGCCGAGCGCGAGCGCCTGAAGAAGGTGGTCAGCGACTGCGTGGCGGCCGAGGGCATCAAGGAAGCCGGTGGGTTTATCCTGCGCACCGCCGCTGAAGGTGCTGGTGCCGATGAGATCCTCATGGACATCCGCTACCTGCGGCGCCTGTGGGACCAGATCGATGCCCAGATCAAGACCATCAGTGCACCCAGCGTTATTTATGAAGACTTGGGCCTGGCACTGCGCACGTTGCGCGACTTGGTCAGCCCCAAGATTGAGAAAATTCGCATCGACTCGCGGGAAACTTTCCAGCGCACCACGCAATTCGTTGCCGAATTGATGCCGGAAATTGCCGACCGCCTGGAACACTACCCCGGCGAACGGCCGATCTTCGACCTGTATGGCGTCGAAGACGAAATCCAGAAAGCCCTGGAACGCAAGGTGCCGCTCAAATCCGGCGGCTACCTGGTGGTGGACCCGGCAGAAGCCATGACCACCATCGACGTCAACACCGGCGCATTTGTTGGTCATCGCAACCTTGAAGAAACCATTTTCAAGACCAACCTCGAAGCGGCCACCGCGATTGCCCGCCAGCTGCGCCTGCGAAACCTGGGCGGGATCATCATCATCGATTTCATCGACATGGAAGATGAAGAGCACCAGCGCCAGGTGCTGCGTACCCTCGAGAAGCAGCTGGAGCGCGATCACGCCAAGACCAACATCATCGGCATTACCGAGTTGGGCCTGGTGCAAATGACCCGCAAGCGCACCCGCGAAAGCCTTGAGCAGGTGCTGTGCGAGCCGTGCAGCAGCTGCCAGGGACGCGGTAAATTGAAGACCCCGGAAACGGTTTGCTACGAGATTTTCCGCGAAATCCTACGAGAGGCACGTGCTTACCAGGCCGAAGGTTATAGAGTGCTGGCCAACCAAAAAGTGGTGGACCGGCTGTTGGACGAAGAGTCCGGCAACGTTGCCGAACTGGAAGGGTTTATCGGGCGCACGATACGCTTCCAGGTTGAAACCATGTATTCCCAGGAACAATACGACGTGGTGCTGCTCTGA
- a CDS encoding YhdP family protein — protein MERLIRFFAALTRWGLGLCALLLVLAAVYVSLGRELTPLVAEYRAEVEAKAQAAVVMPVHIGSLEGRWSGFAPVLLAHDVMVGEGNSGLRLDQVEVVPDIWASVMAREVRIAHLQVSGLQLSAKEDKDGKWVLQGLPVQDDQPLDPEQLLKRMQLVKRVSLLDSQVTLQPFDHAPVTLTYVGLSLRTGITRQRLDARLTLPDGQPLAMSLRTRIRASQWKDAEVQAYLSLPQSDWAKWIPAKLTQQWKLTQFKAGGEFWLNWAKGTVQSAVVRLNSPQVKGSYADRKPVHIENLALTAYLQRSDTGLKVLFDSLAMNLGETRWESRVQLQQTLATDKAQEVWKLQADRLDLTPITPLLNALAPLPEGFAKTVEHLKATGLLRNVLVDFRPQDTTDQKLSFAANLDRVGFDAYSGAPAARNVSGSISGDLGQGELRMDSKDFSLHLDPIFAKPWQYIQANARLTWKLDKEGFTLIAPYIKVLGEEGKVAADFLIRLHFDHSQEDYMDLRVGLVEGDGRFTPKYLPAVLSPALDEWLRTAILKGAVDQGFFQYQGSLNHDALPASRNISLFFKVHDAELAFQPGWPHVSKVNGEVFVEESGVRILASKGQLLDTKVKDIYVNIPHAPAGKDSHLLLTGNFAGGLGDGLKILQEAPIGTASTFAGWKGEGDLQGSLDLDIPLTKGADPKIVVDFKTDKSRLQLAEPTLDLTQLKGDFRFDSTKGLSGQNITAQAFDRPITAQIFADGKPGSISTRVAAKGQVTVKRLTDWLNVSQPLPVSGDIPYQLQLTLDGADSQLMVSSNLKGVAVDLPAPFGMPASQGRDSVFRMTLQGAERRYWFDYGELANFTFAAPPDRFNDGRGELFLGDGDAVLPGAKGLRIRGVLSELDIDPWKKLVNQYAGNDPGGSAKQLLSSADFKIGKLTGLGTQFDQVNLQLNRKQAAWGLQLDSQQAKGTVDLPDAKGAPIAINLQYVKLPAVDPTVQADENAPDPLASIDPKDIPALDIAIDQLFQGPELVGAWSLKIRPTAKGLVFNNLDLGLKGMQLKGAGGWEGAAGDSSSWYKGRLDGKNIADVLKGWGYAPTVTSQDFHLDVDGRWPGSPAYVGPKRFSGSLDAAFRNGQFVEVEGGAQALRVFGLLNFNSIGRRLRLDFSDLLGKGLSYDRVKGLLAASSGVFVTREPITMTGPSTNLELNGTLDLVADRVDAKLLVTLPVTNNLPIAALIVGAPAIGGALFLIDKLIGDRVARFASVQYKVEGPWKDPKITFDKPFEKPN, from the coding sequence ATGGAGCGTCTGATACGCTTTTTTGCCGCTTTGACCCGTTGGGGCCTTGGCCTTTGTGCCTTGCTGCTGGTATTGGCGGCGGTGTATGTGAGTCTGGGGCGTGAATTGACGCCGCTGGTGGCCGAGTACCGTGCGGAAGTCGAGGCCAAGGCCCAGGCTGCGGTGGTCATGCCTGTGCACATCGGCAGCCTGGAAGGCCGCTGGAGCGGCTTCGCGCCGGTATTGCTGGCCCATGATGTGATGGTGGGCGAGGGCAACAGTGGCTTGCGCCTGGACCAGGTCGAAGTGGTACCGGACATCTGGGCAAGCGTGATGGCCCGCGAAGTGCGCATTGCGCATTTGCAAGTCAGTGGCCTGCAGCTCAGTGCCAAGGAAGACAAGGACGGGAAATGGGTCCTGCAAGGTCTGCCGGTGCAGGACGACCAGCCGCTGGACCCGGAGCAGTTGCTCAAGCGCATGCAGTTGGTCAAGCGTGTGTCGCTGCTCGACAGCCAGGTGACGTTGCAACCGTTTGACCATGCGCCAGTGACCCTGACGTATGTCGGCCTCAGCTTGCGTACCGGCATCACCCGCCAACGCTTGGACGCGCGCTTGACCTTGCCGGACGGCCAGCCCCTTGCCATGAGCCTGCGCACGCGTATTCGTGCCAGCCAGTGGAAAGACGCTGAAGTCCAGGCCTATCTGAGCCTGCCGCAAAGCGACTGGGCCAAATGGATTCCTGCCAAGCTGACCCAGCAGTGGAAACTCACTCAGTTCAAGGCCGGTGGCGAATTCTGGCTGAACTGGGCCAAAGGTACCGTACAGAGTGCGGTGGTGCGTCTGAACTCGCCGCAGGTCAAGGGCAGCTACGCCGATCGTAAGCCCGTGCATATCGAAAACCTTGCGCTCACCGCCTACCTGCAACGCAGTGACACGGGCCTCAAGGTGCTCTTCGACTCACTGGCGATGAACCTGGGGGAAACGCGCTGGGAGTCGCGCGTGCAACTGCAACAAACCCTGGCCACCGACAAGGCTCAGGAAGTCTGGAAGCTGCAGGCCGACCGCCTTGACCTGACGCCAATCACGCCACTGCTCAACGCCCTGGCACCGCTGCCGGAAGGGTTCGCCAAGACTGTAGAGCACCTCAAGGCCACTGGCCTGTTGCGTAACGTGCTGGTGGATTTTCGCCCTCAAGACACTACCGATCAAAAACTCAGCTTCGCTGCCAACCTCGATCGCGTCGGTTTTGATGCCTACTCTGGCGCCCCGGCCGCGCGTAACGTTTCCGGCAGCATCAGCGGCGACTTGGGCCAGGGCGAGTTGCGCATGGACAGCAAGGATTTTTCCCTGCACCTCGATCCGATCTTTGCCAAGCCGTGGCAGTACATCCAGGCCAATGCGCGCCTGACGTGGAAGCTGGACAAAGAAGGCTTCACCCTGATCGCCCCGTATATCAAGGTGCTGGGCGAAGAGGGCAAGGTGGCTGCTGACTTTCTGATTCGCCTGCATTTTGACCACAGCCAGGAAGACTACATGGACCTGCGCGTCGGCTTGGTCGAGGGTGATGGGCGCTTCACTCCCAAGTACTTGCCGGCGGTATTGAGCCCCGCACTGGATGAATGGCTGCGCACGGCGATTCTCAAGGGCGCGGTGGATCAAGGGTTCTTCCAGTACCAGGGTTCGCTGAACCACGACGCGCTGCCGGCTTCGCGCAATATCAGCCTGTTTTTCAAGGTGCATGACGCTGAACTGGCCTTTCAACCGGGCTGGCCGCATGTGAGCAAGGTCAATGGCGAAGTGTTTGTCGAGGAAAGCGGTGTGCGCATCCTGGCCAGTAAAGGCCAGTTGCTCGACACGAAGGTCAAGGACATCTACGTCAATATCCCTCACGCACCTGCCGGCAAGGACAGTCACCTGTTGCTCACCGGTAATTTTGCCGGCGGCTTGGGCGATGGTCTGAAAATCCTCCAGGAAGCGCCGATTGGCACCGCATCGACGTTCGCCGGATGGAAGGGTGAGGGCGACTTGCAAGGCAGCCTTGACCTGGATATTCCGTTGACCAAGGGTGCCGATCCAAAAATCGTGGTGGACTTCAAAACCGATAAGTCGCGCTTGCAACTGGCTGAGCCGACCCTGGACCTGACCCAGCTCAAGGGTGATTTCCGTTTTGACAGCACCAAAGGCCTCAGTGGCCAGAACATCACGGCCCAAGCGTTTGACCGGCCGATCACCGCGCAGATTTTCGCCGATGGCAAGCCGGGCAGCATCAGCACCCGCGTGGCTGCCAAGGGTCAGGTGACGGTCAAGCGGCTGACGGACTGGTTGAACGTCAGCCAACCGCTGCCGGTGTCTGGCGATATTCCCTACCAACTGCAATTGACCCTGGACGGTGCCGACAGCCAACTGATGGTCAGCTCCAACCTCAAGGGTGTGGCGGTGGATTTGCCCGCGCCGTTCGGGATGCCAGCCAGCCAGGGGCGTGACAGTGTGTTTCGCATGACTTTGCAGGGCGCCGAGCGCCGTTATTGGTTCGATTACGGCGAACTGGCGAACTTCACCTTTGCTGCGCCGCCGGACAGATTCAATGATGGCCGCGGTGAACTGTTCCTCGGGGATGGGGACGCCGTGCTGCCGGGCGCCAAGGGTTTGCGCATTCGTGGTGTGCTCTCGGAGCTGGACATCGATCCGTGGAAAAAGCTGGTGAACCAGTACGCCGGCAATGACCCGGGGGGGAGTGCCAAGCAACTGCTGAGCAGTGCCGACTTCAAAATCGGCAAACTCACCGGTCTGGGCACCCAGTTCGATCAGGTCAACCTGCAACTCAACCGCAAACAGGCGGCCTGGGGCTTGCAGCTCGACAGCCAGCAGGCCAAGGGCACAGTCGACCTGCCTGACGCCAAGGGCGCGCCGATTGCGATCAACCTGCAATATGTGAAACTGCCGGCGGTGGATCCGACGGTGCAGGCGGACGAAAACGCGCCGGACCCTTTGGCAAGTATCGATCCCAAGGATATTCCGGCGCTGGATATCGCCATTGATCAGCTGTTCCAGGGCCCGGAGCTGGTGGGCGCCTGGTCGCTGAAAATTCGCCCGACCGCCAAAGGCCTGGTCTTCAATAACCTGGACCTGGGCCTCAAGGGCATGCAGCTCAAGGGCGCCGGTGGTTGGGAAGGTGCGGCGGGCGACAGCAGCAGTTGGTACAAGGGCCGTTTGGACGGTAAGAATATCGCCGATGTGCTCAAGGGCTGGGGCTATGCCCCCACCGTCACCAGCCAGGATTTCCACTTGGATGTGGATGGTCGCTGGCCTGGTTCGCCAGCCTATGTCGGGCCTAAGCGCTTCTCCGGCAGCTTGGATGCCGCGTTCCGCAACGGCCAGTTCGTGGAAGTGGAGGGTGGCGCCCAGGCCCTGCGGGTATTTGGCCTGCTGAACTTCAACTCCATCGGGCGCCGGTTGCGTCTGGACTTCTCGGACTTGCTCGGCAAGGGCTTGAGCTATGACCGAGTCAAAGGCTTGTTGGCGGCGAGTAGCGGTGTATTTGTAACCCGTGAACCGATCACCATGACCGGGCCTTCTACCAACCTGGAGCTCAACGGCACCCTGGACCTGGTAGCAGACCGTGTCGACGCCAAGCTGCTGGTCACCCTGCCGGTTACCAACAACCTTCCGATCGCAGCGCTGATCGTGGGGGCGCCCGCCATTGGTGGCGCGCTGTTCCTGATCGACAAGCTGATTGGTGATCGTGTTGCACGCTTCGCGAGCGTGCAATACAAGGTCGAAGGGCCGTGGAAGGACCCGAAAATCACCTTCGACAAGCCATTTGAAAAACCAAACTGA
- a CDS encoding carbon-nitrogen hydrolase family protein encodes MSFAVIQMVSQSDVLANLAQARRLLERAAAGGAKLAVLPENFAAMGRRDVADIGRAEALGEGPILPWLKQTARDLTLWIVAGTLPLPPEDQPHAKSNACSLLVDDRGEIVARYDKLHLFDVDVADARGRYRESDDYAFGGNVVVADTPVGRLGLTVCYDLRFPELYSELRAAGAELITAPSAFTAVTGAAHWDVLIRARAIETQCYLLAAAQGGVHPGPRETHGHAAIVDPWGRVLTQQDTGEAVLLAERDSSEQASIRARMPVVNHRRFFSQGAQRPASER; translated from the coding sequence ATGTCCTTTGCGGTAATTCAAATGGTCAGCCAGAGCGATGTGCTGGCTAACCTGGCCCAGGCCCGGCGCTTGCTGGAGCGGGCGGCTGCGGGTGGGGCGAAGTTGGCGGTGCTGCCGGAAAACTTCGCTGCCATGGGGCGTCGCGATGTGGCTGATATCGGCCGCGCCGAGGCGCTGGGCGAAGGTCCGATCCTGCCGTGGTTGAAACAGACCGCCCGCGACCTCACCTTATGGATAGTGGCCGGCACGTTGCCGTTGCCGCCAGAGGACCAACCGCACGCCAAGTCCAACGCCTGCTCGCTGCTGGTTGATGATCGCGGCGAAATCGTGGCTCGTTACGACAAGCTGCACCTTTTCGATGTGGATGTCGCTGATGCTCGCGGTCGTTACCGTGAATCCGACGACTATGCTTTCGGGGGTAATGTGGTGGTGGCAGATACGCCCGTCGGCCGTTTGGGCTTGACGGTGTGTTACGACTTGCGCTTCCCCGAGCTCTACAGCGAGTTGCGCGCGGCGGGGGCTGAATTGATTACGGCGCCTTCGGCGTTTACGGCAGTGACCGGCGCCGCTCATTGGGACGTGCTGATTCGCGCACGGGCCATCGAGACCCAGTGCTACCTGCTGGCGGCGGCGCAAGGTGGTGTACACCCGGGCCCCCGGGAAACCCATGGCCACGCAGCCATTGTCGACCCCTGGGGGCGCGTGCTGACACAACAGGATACAGGCGAAGCGGTGTTGCTGGCCGAGCGCGATAGCAGTGAACAGGCGTCGATACGGGCGCGCATGCCGGTGGTCAACCATCGGCGCTTTTTCTCGCAGGGCGCACAGCGGCCTGCTTCGGAACGATGA
- the tldD gene encoding metalloprotease TldD, with amino-acid sequence MSELLSSVSEHLLAPGGVTIESLQTVLGDLAGPGIDAADLYFQGQISESWSLEDGIVKEGSFNLDQGVGVRAQSGEKTGFAYSNAITLEALGLAARAARSISRAGQNGTVQAFSTQDVAQLYAPDNPLEVISRAEKVELLKRIDVATRALDPRIQQVTVSMAGVWERILVASTDGGLAADVRPLVRFNVSVIVEQNGRRERGGHGGGGRTDYRYFLTDDRAMGYAREALRQALVNLEAIPAPAGTLPVVLGSGWSGVLLHEAVGHGLEGDFNRKGSSAYSGRMGEMVASKLCTIVDDGTLTGRRGSLSVDDEGTPTECTTLIENGVLKGYMQDKLNARLLGVARTGNGRRESYAHLPMPRMTNTYMLGGESDPAEIIASVKRGIYCANLGGGQVDITSGKFVFSTSEAYLIEDGKITAPVKGATLIGNGPEAMSKVSMVGNDLSLDSGVGTCGKDGQSVPVGVGQPTLKIDAITVGGTGS; translated from the coding sequence ATGAGCGAGTTGTTGTCCTCAGTCAGTGAACACCTCCTGGCACCCGGTGGCGTGACCATCGAAAGCTTGCAAACCGTGCTCGGCGATCTGGCCGGACCGGGCATTGATGCGGCTGACCTGTATTTCCAGGGCCAGATCTCCGAGTCCTGGTCCCTGGAAGACGGGATCGTCAAGGAAGGCAGTTTCAATCTGGACCAGGGTGTCGGCGTGCGTGCGCAATCCGGTGAAAAAACCGGCTTTGCCTACAGCAACGCGATCACCCTGGAAGCCTTGGGCCTCGCGGCGCGTGCTGCGCGCTCAATCTCCCGCGCCGGCCAAAATGGCACGGTTCAGGCGTTCAGTACTCAAGATGTGGCGCAGTTGTACGCACCGGATAACCCGTTGGAAGTCATCAGTCGTGCGGAAAAGGTCGAGCTGCTCAAGCGTATCGACGTGGCCACCCGCGCCCTCGACCCGCGTATCCAGCAGGTCACCGTGAGCATGGCCGGTGTGTGGGAGCGCATTCTGGTGGCGTCCACCGACGGCGGCCTGGCGGCGGATGTACGGCCGCTGGTGCGCTTCAATGTCAGTGTAATCGTCGAACAGAATGGTCGCCGCGAGCGCGGTGGCCATGGTGGCGGCGGGCGTACCGACTACCGCTACTTCCTCACCGACGACCGTGCCATGGGCTATGCCCGTGAGGCCCTGCGCCAGGCGCTGGTCAACCTGGAAGCCATTCCGGCGCCGGCGGGTACCTTGCCTGTGGTGCTGGGATCGGGCTGGTCCGGCGTACTGCTGCACGAAGCGGTCGGCCATGGCCTGGAAGGTGACTTCAACCGCAAGGGCAGTTCAGCCTACAGCGGTCGTATGGGCGAGATGGTCGCGTCCAAGCTCTGCACCATCGTCGATGACGGCACCCTGACCGGGCGTCGTGGCTCGCTGAGCGTCGATGACGAAGGTACGCCTACCGAGTGCACCACCCTGATCGAAAACGGCGTGCTCAAGGGCTACATGCAAGACAAGCTCAACGCCCGCTTGCTGGGCGTGGCGCGCACCGGTAACGGCCGTCGCGAATCCTATGCGCACTTGCCGATGCCACGCATGACCAATACCTACATGCTCGGTGGCGAAAGCGACCCGGCGGAAATCATCGCTTCGGTGAAGCGCGGCATCTACTGCGCCAACCTCGGTGGCGGCCAAGTGGACATCACCAGCGGCAAGTTCGTGTTCTCCACCAGCGAGGCGTACCTGATCGAAGACGGCAAGATTACTGCGCCGGTCAAAGGAGCAACGTTGATTGGTAACGGTCCGGAAGCCATGAGCAAGGTGTCGATGGTCGGTAACGACCTGTCGCTCGACAGCGGCGTGGGCACGTGCGGGAAAGACGGGCAGTCGGTGCCGGTGGGTGTCGGCCAGCCAACGCTGAAAATTGATGCGATCACCGTGGGTGGCACGGGGTCGTAA
- the yjgA gene encoding ribosome biogenesis factor YjgA: MVDSYDDSLDGEKSKTQVKRELHALVDLGERLTTLKKDLIAKLPLTDEMRRALADAPKHTANIARKRHIMFIGKLMRDQDTDAILALLDQTDASTRQYNERFHNLERWRDRLIAGDDAVLEKFVLDYPDADRQQLRSLIRQAQHEQAHNKAPATSRKIFKYIRELDETQRGLR; encoded by the coding sequence ATGGTTGATTCTTACGACGACTCCCTCGATGGGGAGAAAAGCAAAACCCAGGTCAAACGCGAGCTGCATGCTCTGGTTGACCTTGGCGAGCGCCTTACAACGCTCAAGAAAGATTTGATTGCAAAACTGCCTTTGACCGACGAAATGCGCCGGGCCTTGGCCGATGCGCCCAAGCACACCGCGAATATCGCGCGTAAACGGCACATCATGTTTATCGGCAAACTCATGCGCGATCAGGACACTGACGCCATTCTGGCTTTGCTTGATCAAACCGATGCCTCCACTCGCCAGTACAACGAACGCTTCCATAACCTGGAGCGTTGGCGTGACCGCTTGATCGCGGGCGATGACGCCGTGCTGGAGAAATTCGTGCTGGACTACCCGGACGCGGACCGCCAGCAACTGCGCTCCCTGATCCGTCAGGCCCAGCACGAGCAGGCGCATAACAAGGCACCGGCCACCAGCCGTAAAATCTTCAAGTACATCCGAGAGCTGGACGAGACTCAACGCGGCCTGCGCTGA
- the pmbA gene encoding metalloprotease PmbA, whose protein sequence is MSAAQSVGPQALPALQEQVEQILAEAKRQGASACEVAVSLEQGLSTSVRQREVETVEFNRDQGFGITLYVGQRKGSASTSASGPEAIRETVAAALAIAKHTSEDESSGLADKALMAKDLKDFDLFHAWDITPEQAIEQALICEAAAFDADARIKNADGTTLSTHQGCRVYGNSHGFIGGYASTRHSLSCVMIAEANGQMQRDYWYDVNRQGDLLADPVSIGQRAAQRAASRLGARPVPTCEVPVLFSAELAGGLFGSFLGAISGGNLYRKSSFLEGAIGQKLFPEWLTIDERPHLMRAMGSTSFDGDGLATYAKPFVEKGELVSYILGTYSGRKLGLPSTANSGGVHNLFVTHGNEDQAALLRRMGRGLLVTELMGHGLNMVTGDYSRGAAGFWVENGEIQFAVQEVTIAGNMRDMFKQIVAVGNDLELRSNIRTGSVLIERMTVAGS, encoded by the coding sequence ATGAGTGCAGCCCAAAGCGTCGGTCCGCAAGCGTTACCGGCACTGCAGGAACAAGTCGAGCAGATCCTTGCCGAGGCCAAGCGCCAGGGGGCCAGTGCCTGTGAGGTGGCGGTGTCGCTGGAGCAGGGGCTGTCGACGTCGGTACGCCAGCGTGAAGTGGAAACCGTTGAGTTCAATCGCGACCAAGGGTTTGGCATCACCTTGTATGTCGGGCAGCGCAAAGGCTCGGCCAGTACGTCGGCCAGTGGCCCGGAAGCGATTCGCGAAACGGTGGCGGCTGCGTTGGCGATTGCCAAGCACACCTCGGAGGATGAAAGCTCGGGTTTGGCCGATAAGGCGCTGATGGCCAAGGACCTGAAGGATTTCGATCTGTTCCACGCCTGGGACATCACGCCTGAGCAAGCCATCGAACAGGCATTGATCTGTGAAGCAGCGGCGTTCGACGCCGATGCGCGCATCAAGAACGCTGATGGCACCACATTGAGTACCCATCAGGGCTGCCGTGTGTATGGCAACAGCCATGGTTTTATCGGCGGTTATGCGTCCACTCGTCATAGCCTGAGCTGCGTGATGATTGCCGAAGCCAATGGGCAGATGCAGCGTGATTACTGGTACGACGTGAATCGCCAGGGCGATTTGCTGGCGGACCCGGTGAGCATTGGCCAGCGTGCTGCGCAGCGTGCCGCGAGCCGCCTGGGCGCGCGCCCGGTGCCGACGTGCGAAGTGCCTGTGCTGTTTTCGGCAGAACTTGCCGGTGGGTTGTTCGGCAGCTTCCTGGGGGCGATTTCCGGTGGCAACTTGTACCGTAAGTCCTCGTTCCTGGAAGGTGCGATTGGCCAGAAACTGTTTCCCGAGTGGCTGACCATCGATGAACGCCCGCACCTGATGCGTGCCATGGGCAGCACGTCGTTCGATGGTGATGGCCTGGCGACTTATGCCAAGCCATTCGTCGAGAAAGGTGAATTGGTCTCCTACATATTGGGCACGTACTCCGGTCGCAAACTCGGCCTGCCAAGCACGGCGAACTCCGGTGGCGTGCATAACCTGTTTGTCACCCATGGCAATGAAGACCAGGCGGCGTTGCTGCGGCGCATGGGCCGTGGCTTGCTAGTCACCGAATTGATGGGCCATGGCTTGAACATGGTCACCGGTGATTACTCCCGTGGCGCGGCGGGGTTCTGGGTAGAAAACGGCGAGATTCAGTTTGCCGTTCAGGAAGTGACTATCGCTGGCAACATGCGCGATATGTTCAAGCAGATCGTTGCCGTGGGTAATGACTTGGAACTGCGCAGCAACATTCGCACAGGTTCTGTGCTGATCGAGCGGATGACCGTCGCCGGCAGCTAA
- a CDS encoding FagA protein — protein sequence MSSVLHEDPYLESWRWMSRQIRCALDPNEPRLIEHYLNEGRYLACCTATHPWTIAETSLRLLLDTASDIALPWHWRSVCLDQAWRPLRDLEQLSQCPCRLKRWQTFAWQLATCELLPSISHSDLVQGSNDE from the coding sequence ATGAGTTCTGTCCTGCATGAGGATCCTTATCTGGAAAGCTGGCGCTGGATGAGTCGTCAAATCCGCTGCGCACTCGATCCAAATGAGCCTCGCCTGATCGAGCATTACCTCAACGAAGGTCGATACCTGGCGTGCTGCACCGCGACCCATCCGTGGACGATCGCTGAGACCTCATTGCGTTTACTGCTCGACACCGCCAGCGATATAGCGCTGCCGTGGCACTGGCGTTCCGTATGCCTGGACCAGGCTTGGCGTCCACTGCGTGACCTGGAACAGCTTTCTCAATGTCCCTGCCGTCTCAAGCGCTGGCAGACCTTTGCCTGGCAATTGGCGACCTGCGAATTGCTGCCGTCTATTTCTCACTCCGACCTCGTGCAAGGATCTAACGATGAGTAA